The following are encoded together in the Buteo buteo chromosome 2, bButBut1.hap1.1, whole genome shotgun sequence genome:
- the LOC142044745 gene encoding CMP-N-acetylneuraminate-beta-galactosamide-alpha-2,3-sialyltransferase 2-like → MLCQRRTHVVLALCLLLVLWQCFRAPTDGLSPFPWAPSHLNAPAACCTPGANSSAWFNSRYNMAMGPLLTGAAHELSSDVVQWWLTLQGPQNGTQLQAIIQQLFTVLRAPTSSVWDPSCCRTCAVVGNSGRLKGSGHGLQIDAHDWVLRMNRAKIAGFELDVGMRTTHHFMYPESAVDLGPGVHLVLVPFKPLDLQWVASAFSTGELTHTYVRVKQFIEADRNKVLILSPAFLKYIHDNWTQHHGRYPSTGFTALLFALHACQQVSVFGFGADSEGNWHHYWEKNRWSGAFRRTRVHDADIEFSIIKTLAAEGRILFYK, encoded by the exons ATGCTGTGCCAGAGGCGCACACATGTGGTGCTGgccctgtgcctgctgctggtTCTGTGGCAATGTTTCCGAGCCCCCACAGACGGCCTCAGCCCCTTCCCTTGGGCTCCCTCCCACCTCAATgcccctgctgcctgctgcactCCTGGTGCCAACAGCTCCGCATGGTTCAACTCCCGCTACAACATGGCCATGGGGCCTCTGCTGACAGGCGCAGCCCACGAACTCTCCTCCGATGTGGTTCAGTGGTGGCTG ACGCTGCAGGGTCCCCAGAATGGCACCCAGCTCCAGGCCATAATTCAGCAGCTCTTCACTGTGCTCCGGGCCCCGACCAGCAGCGTGTGGGACCCATCTTGCTGCAGGACTTGTGCGGTGGTGGGGAACTCGGGGCGGCTGAAGGGGTCTGGCCATGGGCTACAGATCGATGCCCATGACTGGGTGCTGAG GATGAACAGAGCAAAGATCGCTGGCTTTGAACTGGATGTTGGCATGAGGACCACCCATCACTTCATGTACCCAGAGAGTGCAGTGGACCTCGGGCCCGGCGTCCACCTCGTTCTTGTCCCCTTCAAGCCACTAGACCTGCAGTGGGTGGCCAGCGCCTTCTCTACTGGAGAGCTCACGCA CACATATGTGAGAGTGAAACAGTTCATCGAAGCTGACAGAAACAAG GTGCTGATCCTGAGCCCAGCTTTCCTCAAGTACATCCATGACAACTGGACACAGCACCATGGGCGGTACCCCTCCACCGGCTTCACAGCCCTGCTCTTCGCCTTGCATGCCTGCCAGCAG gtctCCGTGTTTGGCTTTGGCGCAGACAGTGAAGGGAACTGGCACCACTACTGGGAGAAAAACCGCTGGTCTGGAGCCTTTCGCAGGACGAGGGTCCACGATGCTGACATCGAATTCAGCATCATCAAGACATTGGCAGCTGAAGGCAGGATTTTATTCTACAAATGA